One genomic window of uncultured delta proteobacterium includes the following:
- the ybbK gene encoding putative protease, membrane anchored (Evidence 3 : Function proposed based on presence of conserved amino acid motif, structural feature or limited homology; Product type pe : putative enzyme): MEFVIPAIVIVSLIIIAMGVKSVPQGYEYTVERFGRYTLTLRPGLNIIVPFMDRIGRKVNMMENVLDVPSQEVITRDNAMVKVDGVIFFQVLESQKAAYEVTNLQYAILNLTMTNIRTVMGSMDLDELLSKRDDINARLLSVVDEATHPWGVKLTRVEIKDIRPPMDLVDAMARQMKAEREKRAAILEAEGVKQSAILRAEGEKQSAILKAEGEREAAFRAAEARERAARAEAEATNMVSEAIAKGDMAAIQYFVAQKYVDALAQFANSPNQKLFMLPVETTGVLGSIAGITEIFKEAAKDGAKPSRS; encoded by the coding sequence ATGGAATTCGTCATTCCCGCAATCGTCATCGTATCGCTTATCATCATCGCCATGGGCGTCAAATCCGTTCCCCAGGGCTATGAATACACCGTGGAGCGGTTCGGCCGCTATACCCTCACCCTGCGCCCCGGCCTGAACATCATCGTGCCCTTCATGGACCGCATCGGCCGCAAGGTGAACATGATGGAAAACGTGCTGGACGTTCCCTCCCAGGAAGTCATCACGCGCGACAACGCCATGGTCAAGGTTGACGGCGTCATCTTCTTCCAGGTTCTGGAATCGCAGAAAGCCGCCTATGAAGTCACCAACCTGCAGTACGCCATTTTAAACCTGACCATGACCAACATCCGGACGGTCATGGGCTCCATGGATCTGGACGAGCTTTTGTCCAAGCGCGACGATATCAACGCCCGCCTGCTCTCCGTGGTGGATGAAGCCACCCACCCCTGGGGCGTCAAGCTGACCCGCGTGGAAATCAAGGATATCCGCCCGCCCATGGATCTGGTGGACGCCATGGCCCGCCAGATGAAGGCCGAGCGTGAAAAACGCGCCGCCATCCTTGAAGCGGAAGGCGTCAAGCAGAGCGCCATTCTGCGGGCCGAAGGGGAAAAACAGAGCGCCATCCTGAAAGCCGAAGGGGAGCGCGAAGCCGCCTTCCGCGCGGCGGAAGCCCGCGAACGCGCGGCCAGGGCGGAGGCCGAGGCCACCAACATGGTCTCCGAGGCCATAGCCAAGGGCGACATGGCCGCCATCCAGTACTTCGTGGCCCAGAAATACGTGGACGCCTTGGCGCAGTTCGCCAATTCTCCCAATCAAAAATTGTTCATGTTGCCCGTGGAAACCACCGGCGTGCTCGGCTCCATCGCGGGCATCACGGAAATATTCAAGGAAGCCGCCAAAGACGGCGCCAAACCCTCCCGGAGCTGA
- a CDS encoding Glycosyl transferase family 9, translating to MERGNQMQRRLDSWVGIPLVALAGGAKRFRNLVAPPRFAAESAGRVGVICLGAIGDLLLATGLLAGLRRALPHASIEILTSKANAATRGLLPPECRTVSFGVKDIPGIVQHLRAARYDILIDTGQWPRISALVAAASGARCTVGFATPGQYRHYAYDVAVPHRSDRHEVANFLALGQALFPDLAGSPVVAIPESPSPACPALPEAGVVFCHMWPSGLRSHLKEWPREYWAELGTALRAGGYTPVFTGGPGDAAATTAFLEASGLGSVDGRGGALSVAGAISLPDLAYHMRRAAAVVSVNTGTMHLAAIAGAPTVGLHGPTNPLRWGPVGPKTVSLLPRSGHSAYLNLGFEYPPDAEGVLRHLPVADVVAALRGFGLSV from the coding sequence ATGGAACGCGGCAATCAGATGCAGCGGCGGCTGGATTCCTGGGTCGGAATCCCGCTTGTCGCCCTGGCCGGGGGCGCAAAACGCTTCCGGAACCTCGTCGCGCCGCCGCGTTTCGCGGCGGAAAGCGCCGGGCGGGTGGGCGTTATCTGCCTGGGCGCCATCGGGGACCTGCTCCTCGCAACCGGCCTGCTTGCCGGTCTACGCCGGGCCTTGCCGCACGCTTCAATAGAGATACTAACCTCCAAAGCCAACGCGGCCACCCGCGGTCTTCTGCCGCCGGAATGCCGGACGGTCTCCTTCGGCGTGAAAGATATCCCCGGCATTGTGCAGCACCTTCGGGCCGCCCGGTATGACATTCTGATCGACACCGGCCAGTGGCCGCGCATCAGCGCCCTGGTCGCGGCGGCATCCGGCGCGCGGTGCACGGTCGGTTTCGCCACGCCCGGCCAGTACCGCCATTACGCCTACGACGTCGCGGTTCCCCACCGGAGCGACAGGCACGAGGTCGCCAATTTCCTCGCGCTCGGTCAGGCTTTGTTTCCGGACCTTGCCGGAAGCCCGGTTGTCGCGATTCCCGAAAGCCCTTCTCCGGCCTGCCCGGCCTTGCCGGAAGCGGGGGTGGTGTTTTGCCACATGTGGCCCTCGGGCTTGCGGTCGCATTTGAAGGAATGGCCGCGCGAGTATTGGGCCGAGCTGGGCACGGCGCTGCGTGCCGGGGGCTATACGCCGGTGTTTACTGGCGGTCCGGGAGATGCCGCCGCGACAACGGCGTTTCTTGAGGCATCCGGGCTCGGGAGCGTGGATGGGCGCGGCGGGGCTCTTTCCGTCGCGGGCGCGATATCGCTGCCGGATCTCGCGTATCATATGCGAAGGGCGGCGGCGGTCGTTTCCGTGAATACCGGCACCATGCACCTTGCCGCCATCGCGGGCGCGCCGACCGTCGGGCTCCACGGACCGACCAATCCCTTACGCTGGGGGCCGGTGGGACCGAAAACGGTTTCGCTCCTTCCGCGCTCCGGGCACAGCGCGTACCTGAACCTGGGGTTCGAATACCCGCCGGACGCGGAAGGGGTTTTGCGCCACCTGCCCGTGGCGGATGTGGTTGCGGCCTTGCGCGGGTTCGGGCTGTCCGTCTGA
- a CDS encoding Glycerol-3-phosphate dehydrogenase, anaerobic, C subunit: MKPNSFHTPDACTACTICVAHCPVAKATMNFRGPKLTGPAYERFRLLGFGDEASLEYCSNCKNCDISCPSGVPVATFNMLARAAYCKNNPQSLRDWLLAHSGDLGKLSAIAPAWALNFGMNNPISRFAMHAMGIEKRAPLPAFGPLGKRRELDAKRKTPVTEKTVAFFPGCFIRYYDPQMGLDLIRVLEMAGYTVVVPQEFECCGLPMVAGGYADDARDKARINTMELGRWARRGIPVLTACPSCALMLKHEYRDLFPDEDLEDHAPNVVDGCEFIMDLVRDGTLRPDGANVPDKRLAYHAPCHLRAQGTGRVGLDLLRMIPGLDVADMDAGCCGISGSYGFKTGKYEIGMAVGTDLFNAMKDSKATLSASECGTCRVQMRHGSGLAAAHPISILLRALGK; the protein is encoded by the coding sequence ATGAAACCCAACTCTTTCCATACCCCGGACGCCTGTACGGCCTGCACCATCTGCGTGGCCCACTGTCCCGTCGCCAAAGCCACCATGAACTTCCGCGGCCCCAAACTGACCGGGCCCGCGTACGAGCGGTTCCGCCTTCTGGGGTTCGGCGATGAAGCCTCCCTCGAATACTGCTCCAACTGCAAAAACTGCGATATCTCCTGCCCGTCGGGCGTGCCGGTGGCCACCTTCAACATGCTGGCGAGAGCCGCGTATTGCAAAAACAACCCCCAGTCCCTGCGCGACTGGCTGCTCGCCCATTCCGGCGATCTGGGCAAACTGAGCGCTATCGCTCCCGCCTGGGCGCTGAATTTCGGCATGAACAACCCCATCTCCCGCTTTGCCATGCACGCCATGGGCATAGAAAAGCGCGCGCCGCTGCCCGCGTTCGGCCCATTGGGGAAGCGGCGGGAATTGGACGCGAAACGGAAAACGCCGGTCACGGAAAAAACCGTGGCGTTCTTCCCCGGCTGCTTCATCCGCTATTACGACCCGCAAATGGGCCTCGACCTTATCCGGGTGCTGGAAATGGCCGGATACACCGTCGTTGTCCCTCAAGAATTCGAATGCTGCGGCCTGCCCATGGTCGCCGGGGGATACGCCGACGACGCGCGGGACAAAGCCCGGATCAACACCATGGAACTCGGCCGCTGGGCGCGCCGGGGCATTCCCGTCCTGACGGCTTGCCCGAGTTGCGCCCTCATGCTCAAGCACGAGTATCGGGATCTTTTCCCCGACGAAGACCTTGAGGATCATGCGCCGAACGTCGTCGACGGGTGCGAGTTCATCATGGATCTTGTCCGTGACGGAACATTGCGTCCGGACGGGGCAAACGTGCCGGACAAACGCCTGGCCTACCACGCGCCCTGCCATTTGCGCGCCCAGGGCACGGGCCGCGTCGGCCTGGATCTTTTGCGCATGATCCCCGGCCTTGACGTGGCGGATATGGACGCGGGCTGCTGCGGCATTTCCGGAAGCTACGGCTTTAAAACGGGAAAGTACGAAATCGGCATGGCGGTCGGGACGGATCTTTTTAACGCCATGAAAGACAGCAAGGCCACGCTTTCCGCTTCCGAGTGCGGAACGTGCCGGGTGCAGATGCGGCACGGCAGCGGCCTGGCGGCCGCGCATCCCATCAGTATTTTGCTGCGGGCGTTGGGGAAGTAG